The Erythrobacter sp. Alg231-14 genome has a segment encoding these proteins:
- a CDS encoding alkaline phosphatase D family protein, which yields MIKTDAPHPPASSDTPSATGVSRRGVFALAGASAAIVATPSSARSYGNGFTHSVASGEPHATRVLLWTRFVADADTMLEWQVSETEAFSQIVSSGEINASAERDFCVKAIADGLTPDHWYFYRFTAPDGSVSPIGRTRTLPEGPSSKFRFAVFSCANYGFGYFNAYAHAAEANDVDLAVHLGDYIYEYGGGTYPSAGQRHPDRMVAPESEIVALADYRLRYATYRADPDLQRLHQVLPMIAVWDDHESANDSWKDGAQNHQSDSEGEWEVRKGIAKRVYREWMPVSDEPYASYDVGDLATLFRIDTRIEGRDEQFSVGKVIEGQDTPESMVAALTEFRDTDYVDPARQLLGAAQETWLAQGLSESTARGATWQVLVQQVLMGKLASPPALLDLLGGNVPEFIRRRLTASALASQAGLPLNMDAWDGYPAARDRVFESALDADANLLVLAGDTHNGWAFDLAHDGRRVGVELGVCSVSSPGFETYLAMVPPEQMASLVIEANDELKWADTSQRGYMTIELTPTRATTEYRFTSGIRQRSTQLAGTKVITSEAGSKTLSV from the coding sequence ATGATCAAAACCGATGCCCCCCATCCGCCCGCTTCATCCGACACGCCATCCGCCACGGGGGTGTCTCGACGCGGCGTCTTCGCCCTTGCGGGCGCTTCGGCAGCAATCGTGGCCACGCCATCAAGCGCGCGCAGCTATGGCAATGGTTTTACCCATAGCGTCGCCAGCGGTGAACCGCATGCGACCCGCGTTTTGCTGTGGACCCGGTTCGTAGCGGACGCTGATACTATGTTGGAATGGCAGGTTAGCGAAACCGAAGCGTTCTCTCAGATCGTATCGAGCGGCGAAATCAACGCGTCGGCAGAGAGGGATTTCTGTGTGAAGGCGATTGCCGATGGACTGACGCCGGATCACTGGTATTTCTATCGCTTCACCGCTCCCGATGGCAGCGTATCTCCGATTGGCCGGACGCGGACATTGCCCGAGGGGCCGTCTTCAAAATTCCGTTTCGCGGTCTTTTCCTGTGCAAATTACGGCTTTGGCTATTTCAATGCCTATGCCCATGCGGCGGAGGCGAACGATGTCGACCTTGCCGTGCACTTGGGTGATTACATCTACGAATATGGCGGAGGAACATATCCATCGGCGGGCCAACGGCATCCCGATCGTATGGTTGCGCCCGAATCTGAAATCGTTGCACTGGCCGATTATCGCCTGCGTTATGCCACTTATCGCGCCGATCCCGACCTTCAACGCTTGCATCAGGTTTTGCCGATGATCGCCGTATGGGACGATCACGAAAGCGCCAATGACAGTTGGAAAGACGGTGCGCAGAATCACCAGAGCGACAGCGAGGGCGAATGGGAGGTGCGCAAAGGCATAGCGAAACGGGTCTATCGCGAATGGATGCCGGTCTCTGACGAACCCTATGCGTCCTATGATGTCGGTGATCTGGCCACTTTGTTTCGGATTGATACCCGCATCGAAGGGCGCGATGAGCAATTCAGCGTCGGCAAAGTCATCGAAGGCCAAGACACCCCCGAGAGCATGGTCGCCGCGCTGACCGAGTTTCGTGACACCGATTATGTCGATCCCGCCCGACAGTTGTTGGGCGCGGCTCAGGAAACCTGGCTCGCACAAGGGCTTTCTGAGTCGACCGCCAGAGGCGCGACGTGGCAGGTTTTGGTGCAGCAAGTCTTGATGGGTAAGTTGGCATCGCCCCCAGCATTGTTGGATTTGTTGGGCGGCAATGTGCCTGAATTTATCCGCCGCCGGCTCACAGCTAGTGCGCTTGCTAGCCAAGCTGGCCTGCCTCTTAATATGGACGCGTGGGATGGGTATCCTGCGGCGCGCGACCGTGTGTTCGAAAGCGCGTTGGATGCGGATGCAAACCTGCTTGTGCTCGCTGGGGACACCCACAATGGTTGGGCGTTTGATTTGGCACATGATGGAAGACGTGTGGGCGTCGAGCTGGGCGTTTGTTCGGTCAGCTCGCCGGGATTCGAAACTTATCTAGCCATGGTACCACCCGAACAGATGGCGTCTTTGGTGATTGAAGCGAACGACGAATTGAAATGGGCCGACACGTCACAGCGCGGCTATATGACGATTGAATTGACACCCACGCGGGCAACCACGGAATATCGCTTTACCAGCGGCATCCGACAGCGTTCGACCCAGCTTGCCGGGACCAAAGTGATCACCAGCGAGGCCGGGTCGAAGACGTTGTCTGTTTAA
- a CDS encoding helix-turn-helix domain-containing protein has translation MKNRLKVLRAERDWSQQDLAERLGVSRQSVNAIEKGRYDPSLPLAFSISEVFDLPIEDIFSRD, from the coding sequence ATGAAAAATCGCCTCAAAGTCCTGCGCGCAGAACGGGACTGGAGCCAGCAAGATCTGGCCGAGCGATTGGGCGTGAGCCGGCAAAGCGTGAACGCGATTGAAAAGGGTCGCTATGACCCGTCTCTGCCGCTGGCCTTTTCCATTTCCGAAGTGTTCGATTTACCAATCGAAGACATTTTCAGCCGCGATTGA